CACGTTGAAACGGTTAGGCCTGATTACCAGGAGAACTAAAACTTAGAGCAATTTTAAATCTATTTACCACTTAATTGGCTGCTTTCTGCTGGTATGAAATACCCGTAAAATTTCTACAACATCTTCACGGACACGATATGGAATTAAATAATTGTATCTTGAGATGACCAGTTCTCTGGTTCCAAAGATTCTTCCAGGCCTGGAAGAATCGGGGAATTGTTTTAAATTATCAACTGCATCTTGAATATGCGCGTAGATTTTTACAGCTAATTCATGGTCCTCCCGCGCGATATATTCAAGCTCATCATCAAGATTCTTCAGAGCAGTCCGCAACCACTTAACGTGCACGGTAGCCCCACTTCCGATCCATCGCTTGGATTTCTTCAGGGGTGGAAAAATCCCCAGCATCCGCTTCAGCCAGGCCCTTGGTGATCTCCGCTACCTGCCACGATTCCCTCTCAAGGAA
This DNA window, taken from Solidesulfovibrio magneticus RS-1, encodes the following:
- a CDS encoding type II toxin-antitoxin system RelE/ParE family toxin, whose amino-acid sequence is MHVKWLRTALKNLDDELEYIAREDHELAVKIYAHIQDAVDNLKQFPDSSRPGRIFGTRELVISRYNYLIPYRVREDVVEILRVFHTSRKQPIKW
- a CDS encoding CopG family ribbon-helix-helix protein, which gives rise to MNDKSMSLRLPKPLADQLGQLAESTGRTKSFLVIQALESFLERESWQVAEITKGLAEADAGDFSTPEEIQAMDRKWGYRAR